In the genome of Pseudomonas lalucatii, the window CTGATGTTCGTGGCCGCCGAGCTGCCTGAAGACGCGACCGACCAGGAACGCCAGCGCCATGCCGAGCAGCAGGGCGGCTCGCTCAAGCCGGTGCTCTGCGTCGACAAGCTGCCGAGCGAACTGGTCGACTTCGCCGGACTCTTGGCCGAATCCAGTCATACCGGAATCGCCTGGGACCTGGTGTTCGCCGCAGGCATGGGCGGACGCGCGGGCATTGCGCCGAGCAGCCGCTGAAGATGATGGTCGGCGCCATCGAGAGCGGCAGCATCGGCAACTTCTTCTCCTTCGATCGCACGGGCCAGGCGGTGACCTTTTTCTGATCCGCCGCCGGCGCCTGAGCGGACGCCTGGCTGCCGGTCGCGACCGGGCATGTGGCAGGTCGCGCCCCGGGTGACGCGACAGACCCGGAACCGGGTATGGTTCACTGCATGCAGCACACTCCAGCAAGCAGCTAGGAGGCCTGAATGCAGGTCGAACAGATCGAGATACGCGACCACCTGAGTCGTTACGCCCCCTTCGACGCGCTGCCGGAAGAAGTCGTCGACGACATCGCCCGCCAGGTGGAGGTCGGCTACTTCAAGGCCGGCAGCGACATCCTCGGCTACGGCGAGCCGATCGAGGATCTGCACTACATCCGCAGCGGCGCCGTGGAGATCTACCGGCGCAACGGCGAACTCTACAACCGCCTGGCCGAGGGCGAGGTGTTCGGCCAGTTCGGCCTGCTGCGCGGGCACAAGGTGCGCCTGCCGGCCAAGGCCATCGAAGACAGCCTGATCTATTTCATTCCCGGCAACCTGTTCGAGCAGCTGTGCGAGGCCTACGACAATTTCGCCGACTTCGTCGAGGCCGAGGGGGTGTCGCGCCTGAAGTCCAAGGACGCCCCCCAGGGCACGGCCACCGAGCTGATGAGCATCGAGGTGCGCAAGCTGATCACCCGGCGCACGGTCAGCGTGCCGCTGGGCACCTCGGTGCAGGACGCCGCCCGGGTGATGACCGAGCATGGCGTGTCCTCGCTGGTGATCTTCGGCTCGACCCCGGCCGGCGCCGCCGGCCCCCGGCCGACCCAGATCATGGCCGGCATCACCACCGATCGCGACCTGCGCATCCGGGTGCTCGCCGAGGGCCTGCCCCTCGACACCCCGGTCGACCAGGTGATGTCGCCCAACCCCATCACCATCCAGGCCGAGGACTCGGTGTTCGAGGCCATGCTGTGCATGCTGCGCAACAACATCCACCATCTGCCGGTGGTGCATCGCCAGCGCCCGGTGGGGGTGATCAACCTCTCGGACATCATCAAGTACGAGTCGCAGAGCAGCCTGTACCTGGTCAACACCATCTTCAACCGCAAGTCGGTGGCCGAACTGCAGGCCCTGCTGCCGGACCTGCGCGCGACCTTCCTGCGCATGGTCAACGAGGAAGCCAACGCCCACATGATCGGCAGCGCCATGTCCGGCATCGGCCGCAGCTTCACCCAGCGCCTGCTGGAGCTGGCCGAGGAGGAACTCGGCCCGCCGCCGGTGCCCTACTGCTTCATGGCCCTGGGCTCCATGGCCCGCGACGAGCAGCTGATAGTGACCGACCAGGACAATGCCCTGGTGCTGGACAACCGCTTCGACCCGCGGGTCCACGACGAGTACTTCCTCAGGCTGGCGACCTTCGTCAGCGACGGCCTGGCGGCCTGCGGCTACAGCTACTGCAAGGGCGGGATCATGGCCACCAACGCCAAGTGGCGCCAGCCGCTGCGGGTGTGGAAAGGTTATTTCAACCAGTGGATCGAGCAGCCCAACCCGGAGACCCTGCTCAACGCCTGCATCTTCTTCGACCTGGACAGCGTCTACGGCGAGGCCGGACTGGTCGAGAGCCTCAAGGAACAGCTGGCGCAGAAGGCCAGCCGCAACCCGCTGTTCCTCGCCAGCCTGGCGCGCAACGCCCTCAACCGCACGCCGCCGCTGGGTTTCTTCCGCACCTTCGTGATGGAGAAGGACGGCCAGCAGAACAACATCATCAACCTCAAGGGCCGCGGCACCGCGCCGCTGACCGACCTGATCCGCGTGCACGCGCTGGCCTGTGGCTCCAAGGCGCAGAACTCCCTGGAGCGCCTGGACGCCATCGGCGAGACCAAGCTGCTGACCGAGGAGGCCATCAGCCAGCTGCGCCATGCCCTGGAGTTCCTCTCCATCGTGCGCATTCGCCACCAGGCCATGGACCTGCAGGAAGGCCGCGACCCGGACAACTACATCGAGCCGGAGAAGATCTCCGCCAGCGACCGGCATGACCTCAAGTCGGCCTTCCAGGTGCTGAGCAATGCGCAGAAGTTCCTGCGCTTCCGCTATCCCGGGCAGCAGCAGGGCCTGCCGACATGAGCCCGCCCGGGACCCTGCCGCGCAGCGGGCAAGCGCCCGCCCCGGACTGGCCGCAACTACTCGGCGAACTGGCGGGAAAGGCCCGTGACGAGCGCCTGGCGCGCTTCTATCGGGCCGGCACGGTGAGCGCCGATACGCCGCTGGAGCAGGTCCCCCTGCTGGCCCTCGACGTGGAGACCACCGGCCTGGACAGCCAGCGCGACTCGATCGTCAGCCTCGGCCTGGTGCCCTTCGACCTGCAGCGCATCCGCTGTGGCGCGGCCAAGTACTGGGTGGTCAAGCCGGTGTGCGAGCTGAGCAGCCAGTCGGTGACCTTCCACCACATCACCCACTCGGACATCCGCGATGCGCCGCCGCTGGCCAACGTGCTCGACGAGCTGCTGGCCGCCATGGCCGGCAAGGTGGTGGTGGTGCACTACCGGCGCATCGAACGCGGCTTTCTCGACCAGGCCATGCGCCAGCTGGTCGGCGAGGGCCTGCACTTCCCGCTGATCGACACCATGCAGCTGGAGGCGCGCCTGCACCGGGGCAAGCACAGGCCGGGCTGGCTGGACCGGCTGCTGGGCCGCAAACCCCTGTCCATCCGCCTGGCCGACAGCCGCCTGCGCTACGGCCTGCCGCTGTACCAGGCGCACCATGCCCTGACCGATGCCCTGGCCACCGCCGAACTGCTGCAGGCCCAGGTGGCCCGCCTCGACGCGGCGCAGATCGCCGTCGGCGAACTCTGGCAATAAAAAAGGCGTGCCCGCGAACGGGCACGCCTTGCTTACCTGAGGGCCGGGGCGGCAGCGCGCTTAGCGCGGTTCCGACATCAGCCCCTTGACGATGGAAATACAGCCGACCAACAGCACGATGGTGAAGGGGAAGCCGGCGGACACCGCCATCGCCTGCAGGGCCACCAGGCCGCCGCCGAGCAGCAGGGCAATGGCCACCACGCCTTCCAGAATCGCCCAGAACGCGCGCTGCGGCACCGGCGCGTTGACCTTGCCGCCAGCGGTGATGGTGTCGATCACCAGGGAGCCGGAGTCCGACGAGGTGACGAAGAACACTATCACCAGGACGATACCGACGAAGGAGCTGATCTCGGTCAGCGGCAGCTCGCCGAACATGGCGAACATCTTCAGCTCCAGGGCGGCATCCTGCACCCCGGTGAAGCCGTCACCGAGCAGCTGGCTCAGCGCCGTGCCGCCGAAGGCGGTCATCCACAGCACCGACACCAGCGAGGGCACCAGCAATACCGCGATGAGGAACTCGCGCACGCTGCGGCCGCGGCTGACCCGGGCGATGAACATGCCGACGAACGGCGACCAGCTGATCCACCAGGCCCAGTAGAAGGCGGTCCAGCCCTGGCTGAAGTTGGCGTCTTCGCGGCCGATCGGGTTGGACAGCGCCGGCAGGTTGACCAGGTAGCTGCCCAGGTTGCTGAAGAAGCCGGTGATGATCGCCAGGGTCGGGCCGACCGCGATGATGAACACCAGCAGCAGCGCCGCCAGCACCATGTTGATTTCCGACAGGCGCTTGACCCCCTTGTCCAGGCCGGCCATCACCGACAGCAGGGCGATCGCGGTGATGCCCACCACCAGCAACACCATGCTGGTGTCGTTGGACTCGATGCCGAACAGATACTCCAGCCCGGCCGATGCCTGCTGCGCGCCGATGCCGAGGGAGGTGGCCAGGCCGAACAGGGTGGCGAGCACCGCCAGGATGTCGATGATGTGCCCCGGCCAGCCCCAGACCCGCTCACCGAGCAGCGGATAGAAGATCGAGCGGATGCTCAGCGGCAGGCCCTTGTTGAAGGAGAACAGCGCCAGGGACAGGGCGACGATGGCGTAGATCGCCCAGGGGTGCAGGCCCCAGTGGAAGATGGTGGCGGCCATGCTCAGGCTGGCGGCCGCCTCGGCATCGCCGGCGGCGGCGCCCAGGGGCGCCCAGTCGGTGCGCACGCCGTTCTCGACACTGGTACCGCCCAGGGCCGAGGAGTAGTGCGACATCGGCTCGGCCACGCCATAGAACATCAGGCCGATGCCCATGCCGGCAGCGAACAGCATGGCGAACCAGCCGCTGTAGGAGTAGTCCGGGGTGGCTTCCTTGCCGCCGATGCGCACCCGCCCCAGCGGCGAGAGGATCAGGCCGACGCACAGCAGCACGAAGATGTTCGCCGAGCCGAGGAAGAACCAGGCCAGGTTGCTGGTCAGCCAGTTGCGCAAGGCGGTGAACAGCGGCTCGACCTCGCTCTGCAGGGCCAGGGTCAGCACCACGAACAGCACGCTCAGCAGCGCCGAGATGGTGAACACCTTGCCGTGGATGTCCAGGTTGAAGAGGAAACGTCCCTTGATGTTGTCCTGGCCGATGACGTAGTCGGTGTCGATCAGATTCGCCGCCCCGGTCGGGGCCGGGATGCTATCCAGGCTTTCCGCTGGCGGGGCGGTGCCCTGCGCAGGATCTTTACCCATGTGAGTGCTCCTTTTCGCGTGTGTCGTGCAGACAGGCATAAAACCGTGCTCTACGCCGTCCTCATAACAACCGATTCTCTGCCGGTTGAATGTTAAGCGTAACAGCACAGTCGAGAACCTGCCGGTCCGAGCGCGGCACCCTGCATAGCGAGAACGTCAGCTCTTGCCGCGGCGCCCCCGGTTGGTGCCACACTGCAGCTCTGTCCTGGCCGACTGCGAGCCGGCTTCTGCATCACAGGAATGCGCATGTTCACGGACTTCGGCGTCCCCCACCTGTTCACCTACCTGATCGCCGCGATCCACGCCCTCGGCGTGCTGGCGGCCATCCATGCGGTGCTCACCGTGCGCACCGCCCAGGGCGCCATCGCCTGGGCGGTGTCGCTGTTCTTCATGCCCTACCTGACCCTGCTGCCCTATCTGGTATTCGGCCGCAGCCGCTTCGACGCCTATATCAAGGCGCGGCGCCTGGCCGACCAGGAAATGCACCGGGCCATGGCCGCGCTGAACTGGCGCCCCTGGGTCGAGGAGGCCCTCGCCGCCAGCGAGTCCAAGGCCTTCCGCCGCCTGCGCGCCCTGCCGCGCCTGGGCCAGATGCCCTGCCTGGCGAACAACCAGGTGTGCCTGCTGATCGACGGCGAGGCGACCTTCGCGGCGATCTTCGCCGCCCTGGCCGAGGCCCGCCAGGTCATCCTGCTGCAGTTCTTCATCGTCCGCGACGACGCCCTGGGCCGGCGCCTGCATGCCCTGCTGCTGGAGCGGGCCCGTGCCGGCGTGCGGGTGTATTTCCTCTATGACGGCATCGGCAGCCACGCCCTGCCCCGCGCCTATGTCGACGGCCTGCGCACGGCGGGCGTGCACATCCATGCCTTCCCCACCCGCGGCGGCCTGCTCAATCGCTTCCAGCTGAACTTCCGCAACCACCGCAAGATAGTGGTGGTCGACGGCGAGCGCGGCTTTCTCGGCGGGCACAACGTCGGTGATGCCTACCTGGGGCTGAAACCACCCCTGGCGCCCTGGCGCGACACCCATGTCGAGGTGCGCGGCCCGGTGGTCGCCTGCCTGCAGGAATCCTTCGCCGAGGACTGGTTCTGGGCCACCCGGCAGATGCCGCCGCTGCTGCTGCCCGCGGCCTACCCCAGCGCGGGCATGCTCTGCCAGGTGATCACCAGCGGCCCGGCCGACGCCCAGGAGACCGGTTCGCTGCTGTTCGTCGAGGCGATCCATGCGGCGCGCGAGCGCATCTGGATCACCAGCCCCTACTTCGTTCCCGACGAGGCCCTGTTCAGCGCCCTGCGCCTGGCGGTGCTGCGCGGCGTCGACGTGCGCATCCTGCTGCCGGCGCGGCCCGATCACCGGGTGGTCTACGCCGCCTCCAGCCTCTACGCCTTCGAGGCGCTGCGCGCCGGGGTGCGGGTGTTCCGCTACCTGCCGGGCTTCCTGCATCAGAAGGTCATGCTGATCGACCGCGGCGCCTGCGCCATCGGCAGCGCCAACCTGGACAACCGCTCGTTCCGCCTGAACTTCGAGATCACCCTGTTGACCGTCGACGACGGATTCGCCACCCAGGTCGAGCAGATGCTCGAGGACGATTTCGCCCGCTCCCGCGAGCTGGCCAGCGCCGACCGGCGCAAGGTGCGCCGCCTGCAGCAGCTGGCCATGCGCGTGGCGCGGCTGATTTCACCGATACTCTGAGGCGCGCCGCCACCAATCCGGGGCCCGGACTATGGTTAGAGCTGAAGTCGCGCGCACCTCCTCGCGCTCCTCAGCGGGTACCTGCCGATGAAGACCTGGTTAGCGGTGATCCTCTGTTTCTGCCTGTGGCTCCCCGCCGGCCCGGCGCCGGCCGAGCGCTACCGGGTCGGCGTCGAACTGCAGCCCTACCTGCCCTACTTCGCCGTCCAGGACGGCCAGTACCGGGGCTACGCGCGGGAACTGCTGGACGCCTTCGCCCGCGACCAGGGCCACCAGTTCGTCTACGTGCCGCTGCCGGTCAAACGCCTGCTGGGCGACTACCTCGCCGGCCGGCTGGACTTCAAGTTTCCCGACCATCCGAACTGGAAGCCCCGCCAGAAGCAGGGCCACCTGATCCATTACAGCCGGCCCGTCGCCCCCTACCGCGACGGTGTCCTGGTGCTGCCCGGCCACCTCGGCCGGGACAAGGCCAGGATCAGGCTGCTCGGCACCCTGCTCGGCTTCACCCCCTGGCCCTACCTGGCCGACATCGAAGACGGCAGCATGACGCTGACCCAGAGCAGCAGCATCGACTCGCTGCTGCGCATGGCCCTGAGCGGGCGCGTCGATGCGATCTACCTCAACCCCAGGGTGGCGCGGCAGGCGCTGCGGGCCGCCGGCCTGCCGGGCGACGCCCTGGTGTTCGACCCCGGGCTGGCCCATGTCGAGGATCACTACTACCTGTCCAGCCGCCTGCACCCCGAGGTGATCGTCGCGTTCGACCAGTTCCTGCGGCGCCACCCGCAGCTGCTGCGCCGCTTGCGGGCCAAGTACGGGATCGACTAGCCGGACTGGCGCTGGGCGAGCGGCCAGCCGGCCTCGGGCGGGCGCCCGCGCTGCCGGCGCAGCACCCGCGAGCGGCGTTTCTTCAGCCAGATCACCAGGCCGGTCAGCGACAGCCCGGCCACCGCCAGGCCGAGCAGCGACACCAGGATGCGTCCGGGCAGGCCGAGGATGCGCCCGGAGTGCAGCGGGAACTGCGCCTGCATGAAGATATCCCCGGCGCTGCCGGTACCCGGAATGTGCTGGCCCAGCAGCGCGCCGCTCTGCCCGTCCAGGTACAGCCAGGGATTGCCCAGGCCGCCATCGCCGTGGTCGTTCTCGGCGGTGTAGAAACCCACGCCGTAGACATCGAACTCCGGCGAATAGAACACCCCGCCTGCGGGTTTATCCAGGCCCAGCCGCGCCGCTTCCACCTCCCCGCGCGCCACCGCCTCGGCACGGCTTATACCGGGCTGGGGCTGCTGGTCGAGGCCGACGGGCGTGCGGCTGGCAAAGGGACTGGGGGTCAGCGGCGAGAACAGCTCGACCAGCGGCCGCACCACCTGCACATTGAGGTTCATCGACACCGAGGTCACCGCCAGCATCAGCAGCAGGGCCCAGAGCCACACGCCGCCGGAGCGGTGCAGGTCGAAGTTGAGCCTGTAGCCGCCCTGCTGCCAGCGGAAGGCCAATGACTTGCGCCAGCCGCGCCAGCTGGGGAACGCCAGCCAGAGGGCGACGAAGGCATCCAGGCTCCAGACGATGGCGACGATGCCGAACAGCAGGATGCCCAGCTCGATGCCGAAGGCATCGGGAATATGCAGGCTGTAATGCAGCTTGTAGAGAAACGGCATGAGGTTTTCCCGGCTCAGCGACACCGCGCCCCACATCCGCCGCCCCTGCTCCACGCCGGTCACCGGGTCGAGGGCCACCTGGTTGAAGTCCAGCGCGAAGGCCTTGCCGGTGGCCGGGTCGATGCGTGGATTGACGCTGACGCCGAAGGCGTGGCCCGGCTCGGTGTACAGCGGCATGAAGCCGATCTGCAGGCGCGGGTCGCGCGCTTCCAACTGCGCAGCCAGGGCTTGGGGCGCCTGCGCCACGCCCTGGCTGCGGCTTTCGAACAGCTGGGGGTTGAGCCATTCGTCGATCTCGTGATCCCAGGAGATCACCGCGCCGGTGAGCCCGGAAACGATCAGGAACAGG includes:
- a CDS encoding 3'-5' exonuclease; its protein translation is MSPPGTLPRSGQAPAPDWPQLLGELAGKARDERLARFYRAGTVSADTPLEQVPLLALDVETTGLDSQRDSIVSLGLVPFDLQRIRCGAAKYWVVKPVCELSSQSVTFHHITHSDIRDAPPLANVLDELLAAMAGKVVVVHYRRIERGFLDQAMRQLVGEGLHFPLIDTMQLEARLHRGKHRPGWLDRLLGRKPLSIRLADSRLRYGLPLYQAHHALTDALATAELLQAQVARLDAAQIAVGELWQ
- a CDS encoding BCCT family transporter, which encodes MGKDPAQGTAPPAESLDSIPAPTGAANLIDTDYVIGQDNIKGRFLFNLDIHGKVFTISALLSVLFVVLTLALQSEVEPLFTALRNWLTSNLAWFFLGSANIFVLLCVGLILSPLGRVRIGGKEATPDYSYSGWFAMLFAAGMGIGLMFYGVAEPMSHYSSALGGTSVENGVRTDWAPLGAAAGDAEAAASLSMAATIFHWGLHPWAIYAIVALSLALFSFNKGLPLSIRSIFYPLLGERVWGWPGHIIDILAVLATLFGLATSLGIGAQQASAGLEYLFGIESNDTSMVLLVVGITAIALLSVMAGLDKGVKRLSEINMVLAALLLVFIIAVGPTLAIITGFFSNLGSYLVNLPALSNPIGREDANFSQGWTAFYWAWWISWSPFVGMFIARVSRGRSVREFLIAVLLVPSLVSVLWMTAFGGTALSQLLGDGFTGVQDAALELKMFAMFGELPLTEISSFVGIVLVIVFFVTSSDSGSLVIDTITAGGKVNAPVPQRAFWAILEGVVAIALLLGGGLVALQAMAVSAGFPFTIVLLVGCISIVKGLMSEPR
- a CDS encoding DUF294 nucleotidyltransferase-like domain-containing protein, producing MQVEQIEIRDHLSRYAPFDALPEEVVDDIARQVEVGYFKAGSDILGYGEPIEDLHYIRSGAVEIYRRNGELYNRLAEGEVFGQFGLLRGHKVRLPAKAIEDSLIYFIPGNLFEQLCEAYDNFADFVEAEGVSRLKSKDAPQGTATELMSIEVRKLITRRTVSVPLGTSVQDAARVMTEHGVSSLVIFGSTPAGAAGPRPTQIMAGITTDRDLRIRVLAEGLPLDTPVDQVMSPNPITIQAEDSVFEAMLCMLRNNIHHLPVVHRQRPVGVINLSDIIKYESQSSLYLVNTIFNRKSVAELQALLPDLRATFLRMVNEEANAHMIGSAMSGIGRSFTQRLLELAEEELGPPPVPYCFMALGSMARDEQLIVTDQDNALVLDNRFDPRVHDEYFLRLATFVSDGLAACGYSYCKGGIMATNAKWRQPLRVWKGYFNQWIEQPNPETLLNACIFFDLDSVYGEAGLVESLKEQLAQKASRNPLFLASLARNALNRTPPLGFFRTFVMEKDGQQNNIINLKGRGTAPLTDLIRVHALACGSKAQNSLERLDAIGETKLLTEEAISQLRHALEFLSIVRIRHQAMDLQEGRDPDNYIEPEKISASDRHDLKSAFQVLSNAQKFLRFRYPGQQQGLPT
- a CDS encoding substrate-binding periplasmic protein, producing MKTWLAVILCFCLWLPAGPAPAERYRVGVELQPYLPYFAVQDGQYRGYARELLDAFARDQGHQFVYVPLPVKRLLGDYLAGRLDFKFPDHPNWKPRQKQGHLIHYSRPVAPYRDGVLVLPGHLGRDKARIRLLGTLLGFTPWPYLADIEDGSMTLTQSSSIDSLLRMALSGRVDAIYLNPRVARQALRAAGLPGDALVFDPGLAHVEDHYYLSSRLHPEVIVAFDQFLRRHPQLLRRLRAKYGID
- a CDS encoding PepSY-associated TM helix domain-containing protein — its product is MRSFLVLLHRWFGLFIALFLIVSGLTGAVISWDHEIDEWLNPQLFESRSQGVAQAPQALAAQLEARDPRLQIGFMPLYTEPGHAFGVSVNPRIDPATGKAFALDFNQVALDPVTGVEQGRRMWGAVSLSRENLMPFLYKLHYSLHIPDAFGIELGILLFGIVAIVWSLDAFVALWLAFPSWRGWRKSLAFRWQQGGYRLNFDLHRSGGVWLWALLLMLAVTSVSMNLNVQVVRPLVELFSPLTPSPFASRTPVGLDQQPQPGISRAEAVARGEVEAARLGLDKPAGGVFYSPEFDVYGVGFYTAENDHGDGGLGNPWLYLDGQSGALLGQHIPGTGSAGDIFMQAQFPLHSGRILGLPGRILVSLLGLAVAGLSLTGLVIWLKKRRSRVLRRQRGRPPEAGWPLAQRQSG
- the cls gene encoding cardiolipin synthase codes for the protein MFTDFGVPHLFTYLIAAIHALGVLAAIHAVLTVRTAQGAIAWAVSLFFMPYLTLLPYLVFGRSRFDAYIKARRLADQEMHRAMAALNWRPWVEEALAASESKAFRRLRALPRLGQMPCLANNQVCLLIDGEATFAAIFAALAEARQVILLQFFIVRDDALGRRLHALLLERARAGVRVYFLYDGIGSHALPRAYVDGLRTAGVHIHAFPTRGGLLNRFQLNFRNHRKIVVVDGERGFLGGHNVGDAYLGLKPPLAPWRDTHVEVRGPVVACLQESFAEDWFWATRQMPPLLLPAAYPSAGMLCQVITSGPADAQETGSLLFVEAIHAARERIWITSPYFVPDEALFSALRLAVLRGVDVRILLPARPDHRVVYAASSLYAFEALRAGVRVFRYLPGFLHQKVMLIDRGACAIGSANLDNRSFRLNFEITLLTVDDGFATQVEQMLEDDFARSRELASADRRKVRRLQQLAMRVARLISPIL